In Bacillota bacterium, the sequence GCTCTTACCTTGCTGTGGCCAGATTTCCTGCTGCAGGAAAGCATTTTCCTGCGGCAGGTTCTTTTTGCAAGCACCCTGGGACTATGGTGGCAGCTTTTCACCCTGACGCCGGTCGCGTACCGGCTCCTCCCACGTCTTGAAAAAGGCGCGGGAAGGCTCTTGATTAGAAAGGAGGGATGAGAATGCTTAAAAAGCTGGCGGTTTGGCTGGCAGGCTGCACCGCCCTGGTGCTTTCAGTTGTCGCTGCCGGTTTTGTAGGACCTTTGTGTACTTTTTCTTTATATCAACCTGAAGTGCCGGAGGTGTTAAAGAATAGATAGCTTAGGAGGCGGCTTTTTTTGGAGGATCTCAGGGTGCTCCTTTTTCTTCATTTGATTGAGCCAGGTATTATGTCGTATTGCTCCCTTTCCCTCTTGGGTTTGCGGATTCCTTTTAAGCTTCTGGCAGTCGTCAGCGCCGGGGGAGGGCTCGCGGTTTACCTGCTGCGGGGGCTTTATGCCTACACGGGAATTCCTTTCGGCTCCCACACCCTCCTGATGATTCTGGTGATGGTACTCTTATACCGGTTCGTTGCGAAGATCGAGTGGGGGATCGGCACTGTGGCCGCCCTCCTGGGCTTCATTCTGGTGCAGCTGTCCGAGGCTTGCCTGGCGGTCCCGCTGGTAAGCTTATTTAAGCTGACCGTTGATGAAATTTTGGTTAACCCCTGGCTGCACATAGCTTTTGGCTGGCTGGTGGATCTACCCGTGGTCATCCTTGCCCTGGTCTGCGCCCTGACGGGGTTCCGCCTCGTTGATTTGAATAGGGAGCTCAAAGAGCTTCCGGGGGTAGAAGAAGAAAAAGAGTAAGGCGCCAGATCCGGGTCCGGTTTTTCTAATTTCTATAATACAGGAAGAAGCAATCACGGCCAGTGCTGGTCTGCGATTCTGTTTATCTTTTCCGGGAGACTCGTTGGAGAGAGGGGGCGGCGGGGTGTGGCGGCAATTAATGTTTTTCTGGAAGGATTCCTGTTGTCCTATGTAGGTCCCACCCTCCTGGGCTTTAGACCGTGCGCGAAAAAGGTCTTACTGGGTGGGATTGTGACCGGGGGTGCCGGTTTTTTCTTCCGGAGCCTCGCCGACCTCCACTACATTCCGCTGGGCGCCCATACCTTGCTCGGCGTTCTCGTCCTGACCCTTGTTCTGCGCTTTGCCTTGCCGGCGCCGTGGGGGATTGCCAGCGCCGCCTCCCTGCTCAGTTTCACCCTGCTCCTCCTCACGGGAACCCTGACCGTTTTCGGAGCGGTTTTAATCCTGGGCCTGGATTTGAAAGAAATACTGGCAGATCCACCCCGGCGTTTCCTGGTTGCGCTTCTGGAGGACCTCCCTTTAGGCATGCTCGCCCTGCTTTGCTGGAGCCGGGGGTTCCGGTTGTTCCGGATCGAGACAGGCGACCAGGATGTATCGGAGAGACTATAAGTATTATCGAGGGTGGAGCAGGATTTTTGAGGAAGCCCGTCGTAGCTTTATTAACAGGGAGTTTTTGGCTTCCCCGGGCAGGCGGGTGTGTTGTCATGTTCAGGAGCGAATCGATGAACAGCTTCAAGTTGCCCTTTGACTGGAAGGCGGTCCTGTTCCTCAACGTAATCCTGGCGCAGGCCTTTCTTGTTCTGTTTTTTGGAGTGCTCCAGTTCTGGAACATTTTCGGTCTGTTGCAGGATCGTGTGCTCACGACCCTGGCAGTTTTTTACATTGCCGCGGGCGGGTTTTTTAGTCTGGCGGCTATTTTTATGCTCCGGAGCGTGGTCAGGCTGGTGCGCGCCCGGGCGGAGGCCGAAGTCAACCGGATCCGCCTCCAGGAAACCCGGCAGATGCTGGATGTGCTGCGGACGCAGCGCCACGATTACTTAAACCACCTCCAGGTGATTTACGGTCTTATTCACGTAGGCAAAACCAGATTCATCCAGGATTATATCAGCCAGGTCAATGAAGAAATCCAAAATTCTTCAAGGGTCTTTACGGCATTAGTGCACCGGCCCGAGATTGCGGGGCTGCTTATGCGGAAGTTGGCGCAGGCTGAAGCACTGGGAATTTCTTTTAATGTAGACTTGAAAACCGATTTGGTGTTGCTGGCGATCCCTCCTTTGGATTTTTCCAGGGTGTTGGGGAACCTGATCGATAACGCCCTGGACGCGGTACAGACGGTTCCCGAGGAGCAGCGGCGCATCTCCTTTGAGATGAAGGAAGAGGAGAATGGCTATGTCGTCAAGATCACCAATTTTCGCCCTCTCATCCCCCACGAGTATTTAACGAAAATTTTTCGTAAAGGCTTCACCACCAAAGCGGGAAAAGGGGAGGGGCTCGGTCTTTATATTGTGAAAAGTCTTGTTGAAAAAAACCACGGGATGATATCGGTTGAAAGCAACGAAGAGACAGGAACGTCCTTTACCCTCCGGTTTCCCAAACCTGCTTACCACCACGTTGAGCTTCCCCCTGCCTGAAAAAATTCATGCATAAATCCCTCCTGCCAGGCATAGGATGATCCAGGAAAGACGACCATTTAAAGGAAGGAGGTTTCATGTGTGTGGGATTTTG encodes:
- a CDS encoding cyclic lactone autoinducer peptide, with translation MLKKLAVWLAGCTALVLSVVAAGFVGPLCTFSLYQPEVPEVLKNR
- a CDS encoding Spo0B domain-containing protein, producing the protein MNSFKLPFDWKAVLFLNVILAQAFLVLFFGVLQFWNIFGLLQDRVLTTLAVFYIAAGGFFSLAAIFMLRSVVRLVRARAEAEVNRIRLQETRQMLDVLRTQRHDYLNHLQVIYGLIHVGKTRFIQDYISQVNEEIQNSSRVFTALVHRPEIAGLLMRKLAQAEALGISFNVDLKTDLVLLAIPPLDFSRVLGNLIDNALDAVQTVPEEQRRISFEMKEEENGYVVKITNFRPLIPHEYLTKIFRKGFTTKAGKGEGLGLYIVKSLVEKNHGMISVESNEETGTSFTLRFPKPAYHHVELPPA